A single Candidatus Eisenbacteria bacterium DNA region contains:
- a CDS encoding GAF domain-containing protein: protein MPVDVTLLERLPDPVLLVLPGGETLYANRAFHDLAARHGVEPKLTALFGPSAQVVLAEARRSGRSNAFLPVVASEHADQGFRLTAQAGDDDGTIAVQLTDLSEEVAWRHQLFLRNSELTVLNDIGMALSGTLEMDVLARRIWEQTGRMMDNSHFFLALHDRETNSIQFALWVEEGRIAGVNRARPFSNSVTEHMILSRQPVLLNGDVHAQLQQMGVEPLGRPSVSFVGVPILSDGEAIGILALQDYEVEGRYGRHELGVLNVVGTQASAAIRNARLFETTRRAYEELSAAQSRLLESERLRGVTETVGALNHEVNNPLATIVGTAQLLLRAEGLDPETRQKVERVLEGAKRIQSVTGKMATLIQANSRPYPGQTRILDLRGSLAHGEGAKPKSDSALLRAAREALALRAAAAVDRPAAPPSATREAGPEAGAA, encoded by the coding sequence ATGCCCGTGGACGTCACGCTGCTCGAACGCCTGCCGGATCCCGTGCTGCTCGTGCTGCCCGGCGGCGAGACGCTGTATGCGAACCGCGCGTTCCACGACCTCGCCGCGCGGCACGGCGTCGAGCCGAAGCTGACCGCGCTGTTCGGTCCGTCGGCGCAGGTCGTGCTCGCCGAAGCGCGCCGCTCCGGACGCTCGAACGCGTTCCTGCCCGTGGTCGCGAGCGAGCACGCCGACCAGGGCTTCCGCCTGACCGCGCAGGCCGGCGACGACGACGGCACCATCGCCGTCCAGCTCACCGATCTCTCGGAAGAAGTCGCGTGGCGCCACCAGTTGTTCCTGCGCAACAGCGAGCTGACCGTGCTCAACGACATCGGCATGGCGCTCTCGGGAACGCTCGAGATGGACGTCCTCGCGCGCCGGATCTGGGAACAGACCGGTCGCATGATGGACAACTCGCACTTCTTCCTCGCCCTGCACGACCGCGAAACCAACAGCATCCAGTTCGCCCTGTGGGTCGAGGAAGGTCGCATCGCCGGCGTCAACCGTGCGCGCCCCTTCAGCAACAGCGTGACCGAGCACATGATCCTGAGCCGCCAGCCCGTGCTGCTGAACGGCGACGTGCACGCGCAGCTCCAGCAGATGGGCGTCGAGCCGCTCGGGCGGCCGAGTGTTTCGTTCGTCGGCGTGCCGATCCTCTCGGACGGCGAGGCGATCGGCATCCTCGCGCTGCAGGACTACGAGGTCGAGGGCCGCTACGGCCGTCACGAGCTGGGCGTGCTCAACGTGGTCGGCACGCAGGCGAGCGCCGCCATCCGCAACGCGCGGCTCTTCGAGACCACGCGTCGCGCCTACGAGGAGCTGTCGGCGGCCCAGTCGCGGCTGCTCGAGTCCGAGCGCCTGCGCGGCGTGACCGAGACCGTCGGCGCGCTCAACCACGAGGTGAACAACCCGCTCGCGACCATCGTCGGCACGGCGCAGCTCCTGCTGCGCGCCGAAGGCCTCGACCCCGAGACGCGCCAGAAGGTCGAGCGTGTGCTCGAGGGCGCCAAGCGCATCCAGAGCGTGACCGGCAAGATGGCGACCCTCATCCAGGCCAACTCGCGCCCCTACCCCGGGCAGACCCGCATCCTCGACCTGCGCGGCTCGCTCGCGCACGGTGAGGGCGCGAAGCCGAAGTCCGACTCGGCGCTGCTGCGCGCGGCCCGCGAAGCGCTCGCCCTGCGGGCGGCCGCCGCCGTGGACCGGCCGGCGGCGCCGCCGTCCGCCACCCGCGAAGCAGGCCCGGAGGCCGGCGCGGCGTAG